GAGGGTCATGTAGATCCCGCCGCCGATGACCGCGCGCAGCACGCCGGGGTCGCCGATCTCCGCCCGGTGCGAGCCGAGCATCGCCTGCCCCAGGAAGAACGCGACGAAGCTGGTGGCGAGCCCGACGACCAGACAGAGCCCGGCGGCCACCGCGATCTTGCTGAACAGGAAGGTCCCGCGCTGCGGCACGGCGGCCAGCGAGGTGCGGATCATGCCGGTGCTGTACTCGTTGGACACGACCAGCACCCCGAACACGATCATCGCGAGCTGGCCGAGGCTCATCCCGGCGAAGCTGATGAACGTCGGGTCGAAGGAGAGCCGGTCGTTCCGGCTCATCTTGTCGAACTCGTTCCTCGAAAGCGCCGAGATCAGCATGCCGAGGGCGACGGTCACGAACACGGCGAGGGAGAGCGTCCACACCGTGGACGCCACCGACCGGATCTTGGTCCACT
This window of the Streptomyces sp. NBC_01275 genome carries:
- a CDS encoding ABC transporter permease, which produces MAATQVVRSEWTKIRSVASTVWTLSLAVFVTVALGMLISALSRNEFDKMSRNDRLSFDPTFISFAGMSLGQLAMIVFGVLVVSNEYSTGMIRTSLAAVPQRGTFLFSKIAVAAGLCLVVGLATSFVAFFLGQAMLGSHRAEIGDPGVLRAVIGGGIYMTLIAVFSMGVAVMLRSPMLSLGILMPFFFLISNILGNVSATKKIGRYLPDQAGSKIMQVVTPVDDDTPYGPWGGLAIMAVWVAVALVGGYTLLKRRDA